In Carnobacteriaceae bacterium zg-84, the genomic window GTTATATGTATATATTAACATTATATGTTAAATGTTGTAAAACGTTTATATAACAATCTATCATAAGATATAAGCCTACATCGTGTTAATCGTTTTCCCTACAATCACGTTATATTTGTTCTATTTAAAATAATGTCATAACAGCAATAACTAAAAAAGATAGTGACCTTTTAAACGGGTCACTATCTTTTTCTAGTTTAACACTATTTTATTCTTCCTGGTCTTTCGTCATAACCAAAGTAAGCATCTTCTAAAATTTCTTGCATATCAGATACCATAGCTAAACGTGGGTTTGCAGGTGTACATTGATCTTCATAAGCTAATAGCGCAATTTCTTTGGTATGAGCTTGCCATTCTTTATGGTCAACGCCTTGTCCTTTAAAGCTCATGTTAATACCAATTTTTTCACCTAATTCATAAACGGCTTTTGCATAAGATGCAACACCTTCTTCTGGTGTACTACATGGCAATCCTAACATACGAGCAATGTCTTGATACTTCACATCAGCTTTGTAGTAATTGTATTTTGGCCATGTTGATGTTTTAGCAGGGCGTGTACCATTGTAACGAATAACATACGGTAATAAGATAGCATTTGTACGTCCATGAACAGTATGGAATCGTCCACCAATTTTATGTGCCATAGAATGTGAAATACCTAGGAATGCATTTGCAAACGCCATACCAGCAATCGTTGAAGCGTTATGCATTTTTTCACGTGATTCAAAATCAGCATTTTTCACAGAGCTTTCTAAACTTTCAAAAACAAGTTTAATCGCTTGTAGCGCCAATCCGTCTGTATAGTCATTCGCAACTGTTGATACATAAGCTTCTGTTGCATGTGTTAAAACGTCCATACCTGTATCTGCTGTAACATGTGCTGGCACTGTCATCACTAACGCTGGGTCGACAATTGCAATGGTTGGTGTTAATGAATAATCTGCAATTGGGTATTTACGATTATTTTGCTTGTCAGAAATAACAGCAAATGGTGTCACTTCAGAACCTGTACCAGATGTGGTTGGAATACCTACGTATTTTGCTTTTTTACCTAATTCAGGGAAACGGAATGCACGTTTTCTAATATCCATGAATTTTTGAACTAAATCTCTAAAATCAATGTCTGGTTGTTCATAGAACATCCACATAATTTTTGCTGCATCCATTGGTGAACCACCACCCAAGGCAATAATCGTATCTGGTTGGAATTGTTTCATCAATTCAGCACCTTTTTCAACTGTTGTAATGTCTGGATCTGGTTCAACATCAGCAAAAATTTGATACGTTACTTTATTACGACGCAAGTTTAATTGTTCAATCACTCTATCTAAGAACCCTAATTCTACCATAGCATGATCGGTTACAATCATCACACGTTCAACATCTTTCATTTTTTGTAAATATTGAATTGAATCTCTTTCAAAATAAATTTTAGAAGGTACTTTAAACCATTGCATATTATTACGACGTCTCCCTACTTTTTTAATATTAAGCAAGTTCACAGCACTAACATTGTCCCCCACAGAGTTATGTCCATAAGATCCACATCCTAATGTTAATGATGGTAAAAATGCATTGTAAACATCTCCAATACCTCCAAAAGTCGATGGAGCATTCCAAATGACACGAATTGCTTTGACACGTTTTCCAAAATTTTTCGCTAACGCTTCATCTTTTGTATGAATAGCTGCCGAATGTCCTAACCCATGAAATTCTACCATTTGTTCTGCTTTTGTCAGACCATCTTCTTGATTTTCTGATTTTAAAACAGCTAAAATTGGGGATAATTTTTCACGAGTTAATGGTTCTTTTTCACCAACTTCTAAACATTCTGCCGCAAGAATATTTGTGTTTTCTGGCACTGTAAATCCTGCTTGTTCTGCTATCCAAGTTGCTGGTTTACCAACGATATTTGCATTCAATTTAGCCCCAGCACAATTTTTACTATTTGCTTTTACACCAAAACAAAATTCTTCTAATAATGCTTTTTCTTTCTTATTGACAAAATATGTATGATACGATTTCAATTCGTTTACCATGTCTTGATAAATTTCTTTATCAATTATCACAGCTTGTTCAGAAGCACACACCATTCCATTATCGAATGATTTACTCATTACAATATCATGTGCTGCTTGTTTAACATCTGCTGTTTTTTCGACATAGGCTGGTACATTCCCAGCTCCCACACCTAATGCTGGTTTACCACAAGAGTACGCTGCTTTTACCATGGCATTTCCGCCTGTTGCTAAAATCGTTGAAATACCTTCATGGTTCATCAGTGTGTTTGTTGCTTCAACTGACGGTGATTCAATCCATTGTACACATTCTTTTGGTGCCCCAGCTAAAACGGCTGCTTCTTTCACAATACGCGCTG contains:
- the adhE gene encoding bifunctional acetaldehyde-CoA/alcohol dehydrogenase; its protein translation is MEKHETTIYSEIDTLVKKGLEALEQFKKLNQEEVDYIVAKASVAALDQHGILAMHAVEETGRGVFEDKATKNLFACEHVVNNMRHLKTVGIIDEDEVTGITAIADPVGVICGITPTTNPTSTTIFKALIALKTRNPIIFAFHPSAQQSSAHAARIVKEAAVLAGAPKECVQWIESPSVEATNTLMNHEGISTILATGGNAMVKAAYSCGKPALGVGAGNVPAYVEKTADVKQAAHDIVMSKSFDNGMVCASEQAVIIDKEIYQDMVNELKSYHTYFVNKKEKALLEEFCFGVKANSKNCAGAKLNANIVGKPATWIAEQAGFTVPENTNILAAECLEVGEKEPLTREKLSPILAVLKSENQEDGLTKAEQMVEFHGLGHSAAIHTKDEALAKNFGKRVKAIRVIWNAPSTFGGIGDVYNAFLPSLTLGCGSYGHNSVGDNVSAVNLLNIKKVGRRRNNMQWFKVPSKIYFERDSIQYLQKMKDVERVMIVTDHAMVELGFLDRVIEQLNLRRNKVTYQIFADVEPDPDITTVEKGAELMKQFQPDTIIALGGGSPMDAAKIMWMFYEQPDIDFRDLVQKFMDIRKRAFRFPELGKKAKYVGIPTTSGTGSEVTPFAVISDKQNNRKYPIADYSLTPTIAIVDPALVMTVPAHVTADTGMDVLTHATEAYVSTVANDYTDGLALQAIKLVFESLESSVKNADFESREKMHNASTIAGMAFANAFLGISHSMAHKIGGRFHTVHGRTNAILLPYVIRYNGTRPAKTSTWPKYNYYKADVKYQDIARMLGLPCSTPEEGVASYAKAVYELGEKIGINMSFKGQGVDHKEWQAHTKEIALLAYEDQCTPANPRLAMVSDMQEILEDAYFGYDERPGRIK